The following is a genomic window from Clostridium fungisolvens.
TTATAGGATAAATTAGTTAGTTAAACTAAAAGTTTTATATATAGGTTATAATTATAATAGAACTTAAGTTTGGTATATCAATAATTAAACTATATTGATAAAAATAGGAGATAGTCTATGGGAATAAAGTTTATATACGGAAGAGCCGGTAGCGGTAAAAGTTACTATTGCATAGAAGAAATTAAAAATAAGATTGAACAGGGAAAAGAAAATAAATTAATACTTTTAGTTCCAGAACAAATTACCTTCCAAACAGAAACAAGGTTATTGAAGCATATTGGAGAGAAAAGTGTACTAAAATCTGAGGTGTTAAGTTTTAAAAGAATGGCTCATAGGGTGTTTAACTTCTGTGGAGGGATAACTCATAAGCGTATGAATGAAGCAGGAAGAAATATGCTCATTTTTAAGGTGCTAGAAGAAGTGAGTGATAAACTAAGTGTATTTTATAGAGCTTCAAAGCAGCAAGGATTTATAGATATAGTTTCTAAAACTATAACAGAATTTAAAAAATACAATATTACCTCGGAAATATTAAAAGTTACAATGCAGGCTATGCGAGAAGATGATGAAGAATTAAAAATGAAATTAAATGACTTATCTATAATATTTGATAAGTTTAATGAAGTACTTCACAAGAATTATATAGATTCAGAAGATGAATTGAATATGTTATCAGATAAACTTGATAATTGTAATATTTTTGATGGAGCAGATATATGGGTAGATGAGTTTACTACCTTTACACCTCAACAATTAAGAGTTCTTGGTAAGCTTATGCAAAAAGCAAATAACGTATATTTTGCTTTAACCTTAGATGAGACTCATGGATTAGATGAAACTGATATTTTTAATGTAATTAAGAATACGGAAAAGAAGCTTATAAGAATAGCTGGTGAAAATAGGGTTCCTTATGATGGATATTTAGATTTGAATAGTAGGGAAAATTTTAGATTTAAAGAAAGCCGCGAATTAAATCATTTAGAAAAACACTTTTTTACATATCCATTTATACCTTATAAGTGGTCTAATGGAGATATAAGAATATATAAGGCTAATAATAATTATGATGAAATAGAAGTTGTAGCAAAAGACATATTAAGATTAGTGAGAGACCAAGGGTATAGATATAAAGATATATCGGTAGTATGTAGAAACTTAGAGGATTATGAAAAGATAACTTCGGTAATATTAAATCAATATGATATTCCATATTTTCTGGATAAGAAACGAGATATAGTTAGCAATCCTCTCATAGTACTTATAACTTCAATATTTGAAATATCATCAAGGAACTGGTCCTACGAGAGTGTATTTAAATATCTGAAAACTGGCCTTACAGGTCTTAATGGTGATTATATAGATATTTTAGAGAACTATGTTTTGGCCAATGGCATAAGGGGAAGAAAGTGGTTTGAAGATTGGTGGGAGTATCCCGTTGATAGATATCATGCAGATAAAGATGAGATGTCAAGTGAAGAAAAACAAAGACTATCTCTTATAAATGATATAAAAGATGAGGTTAAGCAGCCGCTAATAGATTTCTACTCTAATATCAAAGGTAAGTGTACAGTGAGAGATATTTGCATAGCACTATATGACTTTATGGCATCACTTGGTATTATTGAAAGAATGGAGAGCTTATCTAGAGTATTTGAAGAAAAAGGTGTTGGTGATAAGGCAAAGGAGTATGAACAAGTAATAGAGATAATTATGGAAGTACTAGACCAAGCGGTAGATGTAATGGGAGAAGAAATAATAGATCCTAATGATTTTATTAAGATACTTAATGTGGGCTTTGAAAAGTACGAGATTGGTTTGATTCCAGTTGCTTTAGATCAGGTTAATATAGGTGAAATATCAAGAATAAGAAGCAGAGAGTTAAAAGCCTTATACATAGTAGGTACAAATGATGGTGTATTTCCTGCTTCAAATAAGGATGAAGGTATACTTTCAGATCAGGATAGAGAGCTTTTAAGAGATCAAGGTGTAGAACTTGCTTCAGATACTAAAACAAAAGCCTTTGAAGAGCAATTTCTGATTTATTCAACCTTGACTATGTGTAGTAATTATCTAATGATAACTTATCCTTTAGCAGATTTTGAGGGGAAATCTTTAAGACCATCTATTATAATACCTAGACTTAAAAAGATATTTCCAAA
Proteins encoded in this region:
- the addB gene encoding helicase-exonuclease AddAB subunit AddB; the protein is MGIKFIYGRAGSGKSYYCIEEIKNKIEQGKENKLILLVPEQITFQTETRLLKHIGEKSVLKSEVLSFKRMAHRVFNFCGGITHKRMNEAGRNMLIFKVLEEVSDKLSVFYRASKQQGFIDIVSKTITEFKKYNITSEILKVTMQAMREDDEELKMKLNDLSIIFDKFNEVLHKNYIDSEDELNMLSDKLDNCNIFDGADIWVDEFTTFTPQQLRVLGKLMQKANNVYFALTLDETHGLDETDIFNVIKNTEKKLIRIAGENRVPYDGYLDLNSRENFRFKESRELNHLEKHFFTYPFIPYKWSNGDIRIYKANNNYDEIEVVAKDILRLVRDQGYRYKDISVVCRNLEDYEKITSVILNQYDIPYFLDKKRDIVSNPLIVLITSIFEISSRNWSYESVFKYLKTGLTGLNGDYIDILENYVLANGIRGRKWFEDWWEYPVDRYHADKDEMSSEEKQRLSLINDIKDEVKQPLIDFYSNIKGKCTVRDICIALYDFMASLGIIERMESLSRVFEEKGVGDKAKEYEQVIEIIMEVLDQAVDVMGEEIIDPNDFIKILNVGFEKYEIGLIPVALDQVNIGEISRIRSRELKALYIVGTNDGVFPASNKDEGILSDQDRELLRDQGVELASDTKTKAFEEQFLIYSTLTMCSNYLMITYPLADFEGKSLRPSIIIPRLKKIFPNVKEESDIFRENNDTLEKVVAPVPTFNELIGALRRDFDKKEVEAYWSEVYSWYKRKPQWKEKADNIFKGLKYTNQEQDIARDKIRKIYSSNDKLLFNVSRIEKYAQCPFAYYVQYGLKAKDRKVYEFTPPDLGSFMHNVLDEFTNHIRDKKIQWNDLDKEKCKNIISEIVDKQVGESSASILNSSKRYKYFTDRFKNILTKSVTVISEHMRRSKFDIFRNEFEFGSYKDSEPIKLKLASGDEVYLTGRIDRVDTVELEGETYIRIIDYKSGSKEFDLNQLYYGLQIQLLVYLDALIKNSKYFLDKQVVPGAILYFRIDDPIIKSKRDLSDDEIKEQILKKLKMDGLMLKDIKLVKAMDKTMETYSLIIPAAFKKDGDFTKQSAVVTEEQFNMLRKYVNEKMIELCEEMLSGRIKIEPSKDGKFTYCNFCNYSSICQFDISLKDNTHKLIRKHSDEELWKEISSTVEEHQGGER